One Ardenticatenales bacterium genomic region harbors:
- a CDS encoding AI-2E family transporter — protein sequence MKGNQKAKQQEQDGLPDFGPSPPWSSRGKRAVASGLIIVLLLFIYQLRGVLLPVIMAVVVAYVVLPIVNLLHQRTRLNRNLSIAIVYLLFLAILLAIPITAIPSIINQANALIERTPEYLQSAGEFLSRPIHIAGFTIPLDQYPVLDQIYVNLADNLVQIAQSIGRESVNVLGNVAGATLSTIAWIIIVLVLSFYMVKDFRQLFDSAVHLIPQPYQADMYRLGYEISVTWNAFLRGQLLLCLVVGIATFCVALLAGLPNALVLAIIAGIAEFVPNLGPTLAAIPAVLVALFQSHGSWLGANMSPLLYAAIILGLYILIQQVENIVLVPRIIGRSLNLHPFVVFLGAIIGANVAGILGILLAAPILATMRLLLIYMFRKISDLPPFPLSEPAGRPQSEPEPVPALSADTPAGGTLGEQG from the coding sequence ATGAAAGGGAACCAAAAAGCAAAACAGCAAGAGCAGGACGGATTGCCTGATTTTGGCCCTTCGCCGCCGTGGAGTAGTCGCGGTAAACGGGCGGTTGCTTCTGGCCTGATCATTGTCCTGCTGCTGTTTATTTACCAGCTTCGCGGCGTCTTGCTACCCGTGATCATGGCTGTGGTGGTGGCGTACGTGGTCTTGCCAATCGTCAATTTGCTGCATCAGCGCACACGCCTGAACCGCAACCTTTCCATCGCCATTGTGTATCTCCTTTTTTTGGCGATTTTGCTGGCGATCCCCATCACCGCGATCCCATCCATCATCAATCAGGCGAATGCACTGATAGAACGCACCCCAGAATATCTGCAGAGCGCGGGCGAGTTTCTCAGCCGCCCCATTCACATTGCCGGCTTCACGATTCCCCTGGATCAGTATCCGGTATTGGACCAGATTTACGTTAACCTGGCGGATAACCTGGTGCAGATTGCCCAATCGATAGGGCGGGAATCGGTGAATGTCTTGGGCAACGTGGCCGGAGCCACGCTTTCGACCATCGCCTGGATTATTATCGTGCTGGTGTTGTCCTTCTATATGGTGAAGGATTTTCGGCAGCTTTTCGACTCGGCGGTGCATTTGATTCCGCAGCCGTATCAGGCGGATATGTACCGCCTGGGGTATGAGATCAGCGTGACGTGGAATGCGTTTCTGCGCGGACAGCTTCTGCTGTGCCTGGTGGTGGGGATTGCCACGTTTTGCGTGGCGCTGCTGGCCGGGCTGCCGAATGCGCTGGTGTTGGCGATTATTGCCGGCATTGCCGAATTCGTACCCAATCTTGGACCCACGCTGGCCGCTATCCCCGCCGTCCTGGTCGCCCTCTTCCAGAGCCACGGAAGCTGGCTGGGGGCCAATATGTCGCCACTGCTGTACGCGGCCATCATTTTGGGGCTGTATATCCTTATTCAACAGGTCGAGAACATCGTCCTGGTTCCCCGCATCATTGGTCGTAGCCTGAATCTGCACCCGTTTGTCGTTTTCCTGGGTGCGATCATCGGCGCCAACGTGGCCGGCATCCTGGGTATCCTCCTGGCCGCGCCCATCCTGGCCACGATGCGGCTGCTGCTGATTTATATGTTCCGCAAAATCTCCGATTTACCCCCTTTTCCCTTGAGCGAGCCGGCCGGGCGGCCACAATCCGAACCGGAGCCTGTGCCGGCATTATCCGCCGATACACCCGCTGGCGGCACATTAGGGGAGCAGGGATGA
- a CDS encoding GNAT family N-acetyltransferase, producing MNDLNIRLACLADEAAVRELSSHIWEGEDYIPETFADWVADPVGRFYLVLDGTRLAGFGKLSRLTAGEWWLEGLRVHPDFRGRGVARVLHDYAVALADEIGAGVLRFATASTNQATHHLATSTGFALVSRYLLARGPALPAFSPPPLQRVKIAETAAAAAWLAQTDVRQWTADLYEDGWQWFSLLPALPRLVAAERVYWWRGNAGMTITDTTHDPEEPERAWMNLAVTRHEADMPALLADLRRLTARLGKETMHGKPPATPLMHEWLDAAGWSLSDDIEMFVFARPLPNAAATTSTSGV from the coding sequence ATGAACGACCTGAACATTCGCCTGGCTTGCCTGGCGGACGAGGCCGCCGTGCGTGAACTCTCCTCCCACATTTGGGAGGGAGAAGATTACATCCCGGAAACCTTCGCCGATTGGGTAGCGGACCCCGTGGGGCGGTTCTATCTGGTGTTGGACGGGACGCGATTGGCGGGCTTTGGCAAATTGAGCCGCCTGACCGCGGGCGAGTGGTGGCTGGAGGGGCTGCGCGTGCATCCCGATTTTCGTGGGCGGGGCGTGGCGCGTGTGCTGCACGATTATGCCGTCGCGCTGGCCGACGAAATTGGCGCGGGCGTGCTGCGTTTTGCCACGGCTTCCACGAATCAGGCGACGCATCATCTGGCGACGTCTACCGGGTTTGCGCTGGTTTCTCGTTATTTGCTGGCGCGAGGGCCGGCGCTGCCGGCATTTTCGCCGCCACCGCTGCAAAGGGTCAAAATTGCGGAGACGGCCGCCGCGGCGGCATGGCTGGCGCAAACGGATGTGCGCCAGTGGACGGCGGATTTGTATGAGGATGGTTGGCAGTGGTTTTCGCTGCTGCCGGCATTGCCCCGACTGGTCGCGGCGGAAAGAGTATATTGGTGGAGGGGAAATGCCGGCATGACCATCACCGACACCACCCACGACCCCGAAGAACCGGAACGCGCCTGGATGAACCTGGCCGTTACCCGGCACGAAGCCGACATGCCCGCCCTGCTCGCCGATCTGCGCCGCCTCACCGCCCGCCTGGGCAAAGAAACCATGCACGGCAAACCCCCGGCCACGCCCCTCATGCACGAGTGGCTGGATGCCGCTGGCTGGTCACTCAGTGATGACATCGAAATGTTCGTGTTCGCCCGTCCTCTCCCAAACGCGGCGGCCACAACCTCAACTTCAGGAGTGTAA
- the radC gene encoding DNA repair protein RadC, producing MIRDLPAEERPRERLMHAGARAVSSAELLAIILRTGVDGENVLRLAERLLAQMNGLPGLAQATVAEITQVKGIGPAKAVQIKAALEMGRRLMAAAPQERPRVTSPGDAANLLMSEMTFLEQEHLRVILLNTRNHVLRIVTVYIGSLNTSVVRIGELFRPAIKENAAAIIVAHNHPSGDPTPSPEDVRVTREMVKAGKLLSIDVLDHIVIGRQRFVSLKERGLGFDN from the coding sequence ATGATCCGCGACCTGCCGGCGGAAGAACGACCGCGCGAGCGGCTCATGCACGCCGGCGCGCGTGCGGTCTCTTCGGCGGAACTGCTGGCCATCATCTTACGCACCGGCGTGGATGGCGAAAACGTGCTGCGGCTGGCGGAACGGCTGTTGGCGCAAATGAATGGCCTGCCCGGCCTGGCGCAGGCCACCGTGGCCGAAATCACGCAGGTGAAGGGTATTGGTCCGGCCAAAGCGGTGCAGATCAAGGCCGCCCTGGAGATGGGCCGCCGCCTGATGGCCGCCGCGCCGCAAGAGCGTCCTCGCGTGACTTCCCCCGGCGACGCCGCCAATTTGCTGATGTCGGAGATGACTTTTCTGGAGCAGGAGCATCTGCGCGTGATTTTGCTGAACACGCGCAACCACGTGCTGCGAATTGTCACGGTCTATATTGGCAGCCTGAACACATCCGTGGTGCGTATTGGGGAGCTATTTCGCCCGGCCATCAAAGAAAACGCCGCCGCCATCATCGTAGCGCACAATCACCCATCGGGCGACCCCACGCCTTCACCGGAGGACGTGCGCGTCACGCGGGAGATGGTGAAGGCGGGGAAGCTGTTGAGTATCGATGTGCTGGATCACATCGTTATTGGGCGGCAGCGGTTTGTGTCGTTAAAGGAAAGGGGGTTGGGCTTCGACAACTGA